From the genome of Vicia villosa cultivar HV-30 ecotype Madison, WI linkage group LG2, Vvil1.0, whole genome shotgun sequence, one region includes:
- the LOC131648378 gene encoding embryo-specific protein ATS3B-like isoform X1 yields the protein MKYLTLILTFSIINVFSNATPIFFTRLQPQMSLSYTFNLTHQHINMVEPVRNCFYMIQVKTSCNSPALTRDTVGILFGDAIGNEIVMLNDDSPDIQTFEQCKTLTFELLGNCIGKICKLYVARVGSDGWIPESITAYQRNYPPITFNYNYFIPDDEQRYGFDYCLQQA from the exons ATGAAATACCTTACCTTAATCCTTACATTTTCCATCATCAACGTCTTCTCAAATGCAACACCAATATTTTTTACTCGACTTCAACCACAAATGAGTCTATCTTATACGTTCAACCTTACCCATCAACAT ATAAATATGGTTGAACCGGTGAGAAACTGCTTTTACATGATCCAAGTAAAAACAAGCTGCAATTCTCCAGCACTCACAAGAGATACAGTGGGTATTTTATTTGGAGATGCTATTGGCaatgag ATTGTAATGTTAAATGACGATAGCCCTGATATTCAAACATTCGAGCAGTGCAAAACGCTTACATTTGAATTATTAGGAAATTGTATTGGAAAAATTTGCAAATTGTATGTAGCTAGGGTTGGATCAGACGGTTGGATTCCAGAATCAATCACTGCATACCAACGTAACTATCCCCCAATCACATTCAACTACAATTATTTCATTCCCGATGATGAACAACGATATGGTTTTGATTATTGCCTACAACAAGCTTAA
- the LOC131648378 gene encoding embryo-specific protein ATS3B-like isoform X2, whose protein sequence is MKYLTLILTFSIINVFSNATPIFFTRLQPQMSLSYTFNLTHQHINMVEPVRNCFYMIQVKTSCNSPALTRDTIVMLNDDSPDIQTFEQCKTLTFELLGNCIGKICKLYVARVGSDGWIPESITAYQRNYPPITFNYNYFIPDDEQRYGFDYCLQQA, encoded by the exons ATGAAATACCTTACCTTAATCCTTACATTTTCCATCATCAACGTCTTCTCAAATGCAACACCAATATTTTTTACTCGACTTCAACCACAAATGAGTCTATCTTATACGTTCAACCTTACCCATCAACAT ATAAATATGGTTGAACCGGTGAGAAACTGCTTTTACATGATCCAAGTAAAAACAAGCTGCAATTCTCCAGCACTCACAAGAGATACA ATTGTAATGTTAAATGACGATAGCCCTGATATTCAAACATTCGAGCAGTGCAAAACGCTTACATTTGAATTATTAGGAAATTGTATTGGAAAAATTTGCAAATTGTATGTAGCTAGGGTTGGATCAGACGGTTGGATTCCAGAATCAATCACTGCATACCAACGTAACTATCCCCCAATCACATTCAACTACAATTATTTCATTCCCGATGATGAACAACGATATGGTTTTGATTATTGCCTACAACAAGCTTAA